From Collimonas arenae, one genomic window encodes:
- a CDS encoding JAB domain-containing protein, which translates to MSLEDTIIQQALKLLESRLRTAVVKISSPEVVTQYLTHKLALEEREIFGVIWLDVNLGVVACEEMFFGTLTQAAVYPREVVKSALKHNAASAIIFHNHPSGSLEASRADKDLTAKLKQTLELIDVRLLDHFIVAGTKTMSFAQSGQL; encoded by the coding sequence ATGAGCCTAGAAGACACAATCATTCAGCAAGCACTTAAGCTTTTAGAAAGCCGCTTGCGTACTGCCGTAGTGAAAATTTCCTCGCCTGAAGTGGTAACTCAATACTTGACGCATAAATTGGCTCTTGAAGAGCGTGAGATTTTCGGCGTTATTTGGCTTGATGTAAATCTTGGCGTGGTTGCATGCGAAGAGATGTTTTTTGGAACCCTGACACAGGCTGCAGTGTATCCGCGTGAGGTTGTGAAATCCGCGTTAAAGCATAATGCCGCAAGTGCGATCATTTTTCATAATCATCCATCTGGATCATTGGAGGCCAGTCGCGCCGACAAAGATTTGACCGCGAAGCTTAAACAGACACTGGAATTGATTGATGTTCGCTTGCTCGATCACTTTATCGTTGCTGGAACAAAAACTATGTCGTTTGCTCAGAGCGGTCAACTATAA
- the stbB gene encoding StbB family protein — protein MNMKSKIAIINFSGNVGKSTLAKQLFAPRMNAPEFAVETINAGGGDNAATETLKGKDFGSLQEEMMRLDSAIVDIGASNVDEFVKLMGQFSGSHEEFDWFVLPVVSEKKQQTDTINTIKTLAGLGVPAKKIRVVFNKVALDDADDLTSHFSMLCGFHEAEKKFTLRPDAVLFSNEIFDRLRVLKKSVAEVVADETDYRAMMREAKDEDTKDYAISMISAKRLATSANKNLDDVFKVLFK, from the coding sequence ATGAATATGAAATCTAAAATCGCGATCATCAATTTTTCCGGGAACGTTGGTAAGTCAACCCTGGCCAAGCAACTTTTCGCCCCTCGCATGAATGCGCCGGAATTTGCCGTTGAAACTATCAATGCAGGCGGCGGCGATAACGCAGCTACAGAAACATTGAAGGGTAAAGACTTCGGCAGTCTGCAAGAAGAAATGATGCGGCTTGATTCTGCAATTGTCGATATCGGCGCTTCTAACGTCGATGAGTTCGTAAAACTGATGGGCCAGTTTTCCGGATCGCACGAAGAGTTTGATTGGTTTGTTCTGCCGGTCGTCAGCGAGAAGAAACAACAAACTGATACGATCAACACAATCAAAACACTGGCTGGCCTCGGTGTACCTGCCAAAAAGATTCGTGTGGTGTTTAACAAGGTTGCCCTGGACGACGCTGACGACCTGACAAGCCACTTCAGCATGTTGTGCGGCTTCCATGAAGCAGAGAAAAAATTTACTCTGCGGCCGGATGCGGTGCTGTTCTCAAACGAAATTTTTGATCGCCTTCGCGTTCTCAAAAAATCGGTTGCTGAGGTTGTCGCAGATGAAACCGATTACCGGGCAATGATGCGCGAGGCAAAAGATGAGGACACCAAGGACTACGCCATTAGCATGATTTCGGCGAAGCGCCTGGCAACGTCCGCAAACAAGAATCTGGATGACGTATTCAAAGTGTTGTTCAAGTAG
- a CDS encoding antirestriction protein, giving the protein MNNTQINQAVTASLVEEDRRLNFLPTYFGQHFVHAEFLVYRWLDKLCDAYNGGYWHYYELSNGGFYMAPKLSDSLLIEVSGNGYSGLMSADAAGIVATLFALGQLANKNHGTVAADALIDRYHLLREFLDGHIEAGKIFAAID; this is encoded by the coding sequence ATGAATAACACTCAAATCAATCAAGCTGTTACCGCCTCCCTGGTCGAAGAAGACCGCCGTTTAAATTTCCTGCCAACTTACTTTGGTCAGCATTTTGTGCATGCTGAATTCTTGGTTTATCGTTGGCTGGATAAGCTGTGCGATGCCTATAACGGCGGCTATTGGCATTACTACGAACTGTCCAATGGTGGGTTCTACATGGCGCCGAAATTATCGGATTCTCTTCTCATCGAAGTATCTGGAAATGGGTACAGCGGCCTCATGTCGGCCGACGCTGCCGGCATCGTCGCTACGCTATTTGCACTCGGTCAGCTGGCCAATAAAAATCATGGCACGGTCGCCGCTGACGCTCTGATTGATCGCTATCACTTACTGCGCGAATTTTTGGATGGACACATCGAAGCCGGCAAGATTTTTGCAGCCATCGATTAA
- a CDS encoding SprT-like domain-containing protein has protein sequence MLNELQEPTEEIYTELRKAYKFFNERLFDNQLPGCMFTLQRKQNTFGFYSKSRFVRRDASGKADEIALNPAFFAFRSVEKTLSTLVHEMVHQWQKNFGKPTRSGYHNKEWAAKMESVGLMPSHTGEPGGRRVGQQMTHYIIDAGPFQTVCAAPELAVMISWVDVAAKKVPASLTAVQAQGEGGDDPPNLAALTELGLSTVEPGTEKKVKIKYTCPACEVNVWGKPELHIRCGDCDVEFVDKPKKTEKD, from the coding sequence ATGCTGAACGAACTGCAGGAACCAACGGAAGAAATATACACCGAGTTGCGGAAAGCCTACAAATTTTTTAATGAACGGCTTTTTGATAATCAGCTGCCAGGCTGCATGTTCACCCTGCAGCGCAAGCAAAACACTTTCGGCTTCTATTCGAAGTCGCGATTTGTGCGGCGGGATGCATCTGGCAAGGCTGACGAAATTGCATTGAACCCGGCATTCTTTGCGTTCCGATCGGTAGAAAAAACACTCTCGACGCTAGTGCATGAAATGGTCCACCAATGGCAGAAGAATTTCGGAAAGCCTACGCGTAGCGGATACCACAATAAAGAGTGGGCGGCAAAAATGGAGTCCGTGGGTCTAATGCCATCTCACACTGGTGAGCCTGGCGGCCGCCGGGTTGGCCAACAGATGACGCACTACATCATCGATGCCGGTCCATTTCAAACGGTTTGTGCGGCCCCTGAGCTGGCCGTAATGATTTCCTGGGTAGATGTGGCCGCTAAGAAGGTTCCCGCGTCGCTAACGGCCGTCCAGGCCCAGGGCGAGGGTGGTGACGATCCTCCAAACCTTGCTGCACTTACTGAACTAGGTTTGAGTACTGTTGAGCCTGGCACTGAAAAGAAAGTCAAAATCAAATACACATGCCCGGCCTGCGAGGTGAACGTATGGGGCAAACCTGAGCTGCATATTCGGTGCGGTGACTGCGATGTTGAGTTCGTGGATAAGCCGAAAAAAACAGAAAAAGATTAA
- a CDS encoding transcriptional regulator: protein MTQQEFLRDAMRRLGMTREQFASRIGTNTHALNKWLQPSESQNFRHMTDVVWKFVGEILEREEK from the coding sequence ATGACGCAGCAAGAATTTTTACGGGATGCGATGCGTCGTTTAGGGATGACGCGTGAACAATTCGCTTCGCGAATCGGAACAAATACTCATGCATTGAATAAATGGCTGCAGCCTTCAGAGTCGCAGAATTTTCGCCACATGACTGATGTTGTTTGGAAATTTGTTGGTGAAATTTTAGAGCGAGAGGAAAAATAA